One region of Juglans regia cultivar Chandler chromosome 4, Walnut 2.0, whole genome shotgun sequence genomic DNA includes:
- the LOC108995190 gene encoding transcription factor bHLH140 isoform X1, which yields MDIENAAKAKGEEINVKSVVVILVGAPGSGKSTFCDQVMPSSTRPWVRICQDTIGNGKSGTKAQCLKSAASALKDGKSVFIDRCNLDREQRLEFVKLGGPNVDVHAVVLDLPAKLCISRSIKRTGHEGNLQGGKAAAVVNRMLQKKELPKLSEGFTRITLCLNESDVQACLNTYSALGPMDTLPNGYFGQKNPDAKIQLGIMKFLKKAEVPAANTISDASRIQSSFSPQVFQEKNPGYKRVENVSSFPVNTAKDLKECEDLAVCSAGSHILNDDAPTLAFPSISTSDFQFDLEKASDIIIKKVEEFVNKLGNVRLVLVDLSHRSKILSLVKAKATEKNIDSSKFFTFVGDITRLCSERGLHYNVIANAANWRLKPGGGGVNASIFNAAGPALEVATKEQAKSLQPGKSVAVPLPSTSPLFSREGITHVIHVLGPNMNPQRPNCLNNDYITGCKVLSEAYTSLFEDFASIVRTQAKLAKGKNVNLVTNPLGLQEHNEGVNMKHSPNNDQKSKREDVNYYDKSKKYKGSLYEAEANIHDFRTEKEHTNNDKIDASTTKVWGSWAQALYHIAMHPEKHKDVVLEILDDVVILHDLYPKARRHLLVLTRSEGLDCLTAVRKEHLNLLRTMHDVGMRWVEKFLQEDASLIFRLGYHSAPSMRQLHLHVISQDFDSKHLKNKKHWNSFNTAFFYDSVDVIKDVSNHGKATLRDDESLLSTELRCHRCRSAHPNIPRLKSHISNCRAPFPHSLLQSGRLVLPP from the exons ATGGACATTGAAAACGCTGCTAAAGCCAAAG GCGAAGAAATAAATGTGAAGTCTGTTGTGGTGATATTGGTGGGTGCCCCAGGTAGCGGCAAGTCCACCTTTTGTGATCAAGTCATGCCCTCCTCTACGCGACCGTGGGTTCGCATTTGCCAG GATACCATTGGGAATGGTAAATCCGGAACAAAAGCCCAGTGCCTAAAAAGTGCAGCTAGTGCACTTAAGGATGGAAAAAGTGTATTTATTGACCGATGCAATCTAGACAGAGAACAGCGGTTGGAATTTGTGAAGCTCGGTGGTCCCAACGTAGATGTGCATGCTGTTGTACTTGATCTTCCTGCTAAGCTATGTATATCCCGATCTATTAAACGGACCGGGCATGAAGGAAACTTACAAGGTGGAAAAGCTGCTGCGGTGGTGAATAGAATGCTACAAAAGAAAGAATTGCCCAAACTAAGTGAGGGGTTCACTCGGATCACACTTTGCCTGAATGAGAGTGATGTTCAAGCTTGTCTTAACACATACAGTGCACTTGGTCCTATGGACACCCTTCCAAATGGATACTTTGGTCAGAAGAACCCAGATGCCAAAATTCAACTTGGTATAATGAAGTTCTTAAAGAAAGCGGAGGTTCCTGCCGCTAATACAATTTCTGATGCAAGCAGGATTCAGAGTTCTTTTTCTCCTCAAGTTTTTCAGGAAAAGAACCCTGGATATAAAAGAGTGGAAAATGTTTCTTCATTTCCAGTAAATACTGCTAAGGACTTAAAGGAATGTGAAGACCTGGCAGTTTGCTCTGCTGGCAGTCATATTTTGAATGATGATGCTCCCACTCTCGCATTTCCATCTATTTCGACATCAGATTTCCAATTTGACCTCGAGAAGGCCTCTGATATTATCATTAAGAAAGTTGAGGAATTCGTGAATAAGCTTGGGAATGTTAGGCTTGTGTTGGTGGACTTGTCTCATAGATCAAAGATTTTGTCTTTGGTCAAGGCAAAAGCTACTGAAAAAAACATTGACTCCAGTAAGTTCTTCACATTTGTAGGAGACATTACACGACTTTGTTCAGAAAGAGGTTTGCACTACAATGTAATAGCTAATGCCGCAAACTG GCGGCTGAAGCCTGGAGGTGGAGGTGTGAATGCTTCAATCTTCAATGCTGCTGGCCCAGCCCTTGAGGTTGCTACCAAAGAACAAGCTAAATCTCTTCAACCGGGGAAGTCTGTGGCTGTTCCTCTTCCTTCAACTTCTCCCTTGTTTAGTAGGGAAGGGATTACCCATGTCATACATGTTCTTGGACCAAATATGAACCCACAAAGACCAAATTGTCTGAACAATGACTATATTACAGGCTGCAAAGTTCTCAGTGAGGCCTACACTTCATTATTTGAAGATTTTGCATCCATAGTTAGGACCCAAGCAAAGTTGGCTAAGGGAAAAAATGTTAACCTTGTGACAAACCCTCTAGGGCTACAAGAACACAATGAGGGTGTCAATATGAAGCATTCTCCCAATAACGATCAAAAGAGTAAGAGAGAGGATGTCAATTACTACGATAAAAGCAAAAAGTACAAAGGATCTCTGTATGAAGCTGAAGCCAATATCCATGATTTTAGAACTGAGAAGGAACACACAAACAATGACAAGATTGATGCAAGCACGACCAAGGTGTGGGGATCCTGGGCTCAAGCTCTCTACCATATTGCCATGCATCCTGAGAAACACAAGGATGTTGTGCTGGAGATTTTGGATGATGTTGTAATATTGCATGATCTTTATCCCAAG GCGAGAAGGCATCTTTTGGTGTTGACTCGATCTGAAGGTCTTGATTGCCTCACAGCTGTACGTAAAGAACACCTGAATTTGTTAAGGACAATGCATGATGTGGGTATGCGTTGGGTTGAGAAGTTCTTGCAAGAAGATGCATCGTTGATTTTTCGCCTTGGATATCACTCG GCCCCATCAATGCGACAACTGCACCTGCATGTTATTAGCCAAGATTTTGATTCAAAACATTTGAAGAATAAGAAGCACTGGAACTCATTTAATACTGCTTTCTTTTACGATTCAGTGGATGTAATTAAGGACGTCAGCAATCATGGTAAAGCAACATTAAGAGATGATGAAAGCCTGTTATCTACAGAATTGCGTTGTCATCGATGCAGAAGTGCGCACCCCAACATACCTCGGTTAAAATCACATATTAGCAATTGTCGGGCCCCCTTTCCACACTCTTTACTTCAAAGTGGCCGTCTGGTGCTACCACCATAA
- the LOC108995190 gene encoding transcription factor bHLH140 isoform X2 gives MDIENAAKAKGSGKSTFCDQVMPSSTRPWVRICQDTIGNGKSGTKAQCLKSAASALKDGKSVFIDRCNLDREQRLEFVKLGGPNVDVHAVVLDLPAKLCISRSIKRTGHEGNLQGGKAAAVVNRMLQKKELPKLSEGFTRITLCLNESDVQACLNTYSALGPMDTLPNGYFGQKNPDAKIQLGIMKFLKKAEVPAANTISDASRIQSSFSPQVFQEKNPGYKRVENVSSFPVNTAKDLKECEDLAVCSAGSHILNDDAPTLAFPSISTSDFQFDLEKASDIIIKKVEEFVNKLGNVRLVLVDLSHRSKILSLVKAKATEKNIDSSKFFTFVGDITRLCSERGLHYNVIANAANWRLKPGGGGVNASIFNAAGPALEVATKEQAKSLQPGKSVAVPLPSTSPLFSREGITHVIHVLGPNMNPQRPNCLNNDYITGCKVLSEAYTSLFEDFASIVRTQAKLAKGKNVNLVTNPLGLQEHNEGVNMKHSPNNDQKSKREDVNYYDKSKKYKGSLYEAEANIHDFRTEKEHTNNDKIDASTTKVWGSWAQALYHIAMHPEKHKDVVLEILDDVVILHDLYPKARRHLLVLTRSEGLDCLTAVRKEHLNLLRTMHDVGMRWVEKFLQEDASLIFRLGYHSAPSMRQLHLHVISQDFDSKHLKNKKHWNSFNTAFFYDSVDVIKDVSNHGKATLRDDESLLSTELRCHRCRSAHPNIPRLKSHISNCRAPFPHSLLQSGRLVLPP, from the exons ATGGACATTGAAAACGCTGCTAAAGCCAAAG GTAGCGGCAAGTCCACCTTTTGTGATCAAGTCATGCCCTCCTCTACGCGACCGTGGGTTCGCATTTGCCAG GATACCATTGGGAATGGTAAATCCGGAACAAAAGCCCAGTGCCTAAAAAGTGCAGCTAGTGCACTTAAGGATGGAAAAAGTGTATTTATTGACCGATGCAATCTAGACAGAGAACAGCGGTTGGAATTTGTGAAGCTCGGTGGTCCCAACGTAGATGTGCATGCTGTTGTACTTGATCTTCCTGCTAAGCTATGTATATCCCGATCTATTAAACGGACCGGGCATGAAGGAAACTTACAAGGTGGAAAAGCTGCTGCGGTGGTGAATAGAATGCTACAAAAGAAAGAATTGCCCAAACTAAGTGAGGGGTTCACTCGGATCACACTTTGCCTGAATGAGAGTGATGTTCAAGCTTGTCTTAACACATACAGTGCACTTGGTCCTATGGACACCCTTCCAAATGGATACTTTGGTCAGAAGAACCCAGATGCCAAAATTCAACTTGGTATAATGAAGTTCTTAAAGAAAGCGGAGGTTCCTGCCGCTAATACAATTTCTGATGCAAGCAGGATTCAGAGTTCTTTTTCTCCTCAAGTTTTTCAGGAAAAGAACCCTGGATATAAAAGAGTGGAAAATGTTTCTTCATTTCCAGTAAATACTGCTAAGGACTTAAAGGAATGTGAAGACCTGGCAGTTTGCTCTGCTGGCAGTCATATTTTGAATGATGATGCTCCCACTCTCGCATTTCCATCTATTTCGACATCAGATTTCCAATTTGACCTCGAGAAGGCCTCTGATATTATCATTAAGAAAGTTGAGGAATTCGTGAATAAGCTTGGGAATGTTAGGCTTGTGTTGGTGGACTTGTCTCATAGATCAAAGATTTTGTCTTTGGTCAAGGCAAAAGCTACTGAAAAAAACATTGACTCCAGTAAGTTCTTCACATTTGTAGGAGACATTACACGACTTTGTTCAGAAAGAGGTTTGCACTACAATGTAATAGCTAATGCCGCAAACTG GCGGCTGAAGCCTGGAGGTGGAGGTGTGAATGCTTCAATCTTCAATGCTGCTGGCCCAGCCCTTGAGGTTGCTACCAAAGAACAAGCTAAATCTCTTCAACCGGGGAAGTCTGTGGCTGTTCCTCTTCCTTCAACTTCTCCCTTGTTTAGTAGGGAAGGGATTACCCATGTCATACATGTTCTTGGACCAAATATGAACCCACAAAGACCAAATTGTCTGAACAATGACTATATTACAGGCTGCAAAGTTCTCAGTGAGGCCTACACTTCATTATTTGAAGATTTTGCATCCATAGTTAGGACCCAAGCAAAGTTGGCTAAGGGAAAAAATGTTAACCTTGTGACAAACCCTCTAGGGCTACAAGAACACAATGAGGGTGTCAATATGAAGCATTCTCCCAATAACGATCAAAAGAGTAAGAGAGAGGATGTCAATTACTACGATAAAAGCAAAAAGTACAAAGGATCTCTGTATGAAGCTGAAGCCAATATCCATGATTTTAGAACTGAGAAGGAACACACAAACAATGACAAGATTGATGCAAGCACGACCAAGGTGTGGGGATCCTGGGCTCAAGCTCTCTACCATATTGCCATGCATCCTGAGAAACACAAGGATGTTGTGCTGGAGATTTTGGATGATGTTGTAATATTGCATGATCTTTATCCCAAG GCGAGAAGGCATCTTTTGGTGTTGACTCGATCTGAAGGTCTTGATTGCCTCACAGCTGTACGTAAAGAACACCTGAATTTGTTAAGGACAATGCATGATGTGGGTATGCGTTGGGTTGAGAAGTTCTTGCAAGAAGATGCATCGTTGATTTTTCGCCTTGGATATCACTCG GCCCCATCAATGCGACAACTGCACCTGCATGTTATTAGCCAAGATTTTGATTCAAAACATTTGAAGAATAAGAAGCACTGGAACTCATTTAATACTGCTTTCTTTTACGATTCAGTGGATGTAATTAAGGACGTCAGCAATCATGGTAAAGCAACATTAAGAGATGATGAAAGCCTGTTATCTACAGAATTGCGTTGTCATCGATGCAGAAGTGCGCACCCCAACATACCTCGGTTAAAATCACATATTAGCAATTGTCGGGCCCCCTTTCCACACTCTTTACTTCAAAGTGGCCGTCTGGTGCTACCACCATAA
- the LOC108995175 gene encoding pyruvate decarboxylase 1-like — translation MDTKIGSLDACKPACCDLGSPPSNGTVCTILNSVPSTFLDSFEASMGRHVARRLVQIGVTDVFSVPGDFNLTLLDHLIAEPGLNNIGCCNELNAGYAADGYARSRGVGACVVTFSVGGLSVLNAIAGAYSENLPVICIVGGPNSNDYGTNRILHHTIGLPDFSQELRCFQTVTCYQAVVNNLEDAHEQIDTAISTALKESKPVYISISCNLAGLPHPSFSREPVPFSLAPKWSNKMGLEAAVEAAAGLLNKAVKPVLLGGPKMRVAKACEAFVELADACGYALAVMPSGKGLVPEDHPHFIGTYWGAVSTAFCAEIVESADAYLFAGPIFNDYSSVGYSLLLKKEKAIIVQPERVVIGNGPQFGCVLMKDFFRELAKRLKRNPTSYENYHRIYVPEGHPPKAEPREPLRVNVLFQHIQKMLSSETAVIAETGDSWFNCQKLKLPRACGYEFQMQYGSIGWSVGATLGYAQAVPEKRVIACIGDGSFQVTAQDVSTMIRCGQRSIIFLINNGGYTIEVEIHDGPYNVIKNWNYTGLIDAIHNGHGKCWTTKVLCEEDLIEAIETATGAKKDCLCFLEVIVHKDDTSKELLEWGSRVSAANSRPPNPQ, via the exons ATGGACACCAAGATTGGATCGCTTGACGCGTGTAAGCCTGCGTGTTGCGACCTGGGCTCCCCACCCTCTAACGGCACCGTTTGTACCATCCTGAACTCGGTCCCTTCCACCTTCCTCGACTCGTTCGAGGCCTCTATGGGCCGCCATGTCGCGCGCAGGCTCGTCCAAATCGGCGTGACCGACGTGTTCTCCGTACCTGGTGACTTCAACCTTACGCTCCTCGACCACCTCATTGCTGAGCCCGGACTCAACAATATCGGTTGCTGCAATGAGCTCAACGCAGGATATGCCGCCGACGGATATGCCCGCTCGCGCGGCGTTGGCGCCTGTGTTGTCACCTTCAGCGTCGGTGGGCTTAGCGTCCTCAATGCGATCGCCGGCGCATACAGCGAGAACTTGCCGGTTATTTGCATAGTCGGCGGTCCCAACTCTAATGACTATGGGACAAACAGAATCCTTCATCACACTATTGGCTTGCCTGACTTTAGCCAAGAGCTAAGATGCTTTCAGACTGTCACTTGTTATCAG GCTGTGGTGAACAATTTGGAAGATGCACACGAACAGATTGATACAGCGATTTCAACTGCGTTGAAAGAAAGCAAGCCTGTTTACATTAGCATAAGCTGCAACTTGGCTGGGCTTCCTCATCCAAGTTTCAGCCGAGAACCTGTTCCATTTTCACTGGCTCCCAA ATGGAGTAATAAGATGGGCTTAGAAGCTGCAGTGGAGGCAGCCGCGGGGCTCTTGAATAAGGCCGTGAAACCAGTTTTGCTGGGCGGACCTAAAATGCGAGTGGCAAAGGCATGCGAGGCCTTTGTGGAGCTCGCCGATGCATGCGGTTATGCCCTTGCAGTGATGCCATCAGGGAAAGGGCTCGTGCCGGAGGATCACCCACATTTCATTGGGACCTACTGGGGTGCTGTGAGCACTGCTTTCTGCGCAGAAATTGTGGAGTCAGCGGACGCTTACTTGTTTGCTGGACCTATTTTCAATGATTATAGCTCCGTTGGGTACTCGCTCCTTCTCAAGAAGGAGAAGGCGATCATCGTGCAGCCGGAGCGGGTGGTGATTGGGAATGGGCCTCAATTTGGGTGTGTTTTGATGAAGGATTTCTTCAGAGAACTCGCCAAGCGGCTTAAGCGAAACCCAACTTCTTATGAGAACTATCACAGGATCTATGTTCCCGAGGGGCATCCTCCGAAGGCAGAACCGAGAGAACCATTGAGAGTTAATGTTTTGTTCCAGCATATACAGAAGATGCTGTCTAGTGAGACTGCTGTGATTGCTGAGACAGGGGACTCGTGGTTTAACTGTCAGAAACTGAAATTGCCACGAGCTTGTGG GTATGAATTTCAAATGCAATATGGATCAATCGGTTGGTCAGTTGGTGCAACTCTTGGGTATGCACAGGCCGTGCCAGAGAAGAGAGTGATTGCTTGCATTGGTGATGGGAGCTTCCAG GTCACCGCACAAGATGTGTCAACAATGATTCGCTGTGGGCAGAGGAGCATCATATTCCTCATAAATAATGGCGGATACACCATTGAAGTTGAAATCCATGATGGGCCATACAACGTGATTAAGAACTGGAACTACACTGGTTTGATTGATGCAATACACAATGGTCACGGAAAGTGCTGGACGACCAAG GTCCTTTGTGAGGAGGATTTGATTGAAGCTATTGAGACAGCAACAGGGGCTAAGAAGGACTGTTTGTGCTTCCTTGAGGTGATTGTTCACAAAGACGACACCAGCAAGGAGCTGCTCGAGTGGGGTTCCAGGGTCTCTGCTGCCAACAGCCGCCCACCCAACCCTCAGTAA